In Vibrio cidicii, the DNA window AAATCTACGAAGCTCGACTCATGGCGGGTACCGGTATGGATGAAGGCGACGACTTGTTTGCTCCGGTGATGAAAAGCTCAAAGAAACGAGGCGTTTGGCTCGGCATAAATCTGCTGACGGCGATTCTGGCCTCCATCACGATTGGTCTGTTTGAAGAGGTGATCGCCCAAGTGGTCGCGCTCGCGGTACTGATGCCCATCGTCGCCTCGATGGGTGGCATTGCGGGCAGCCAAACATTGACTCTCATGGTCCGCGCCATGGCCCTCAATCAAATTACTCCCGGTAACCGTTTCGCGCTGTTCAAAAACGAGTTTGGTATCGGCGCAATCAATGGCCTTCTTTGGGCGGTGATCATCGGTGGTTTGGCGGCGTTGTGGTTTCAGTCTCCTGTCATTGGCGCGACGATTTCCTTAGCGATTGTGGTGAACATCATCACCGCTGCCATGTTTGGCGTTTTGATCCCGATTGTGCTCGACAAGTTTGAGCTCGACCCCGCTCTGGCAGGTTCGGTGATCCTTACGACGGTAACCGATGTGGTTGGTTTTTTTGCTTTTTTAGGCACAGCGAGCTTGGTCATGCTCTAGTGAAACGCTCACTATCCAAATACTGACCGACGGGAGCAGCGAGCTCCCGTCTTCTTTTCAGGCGAATAGATCGCCGGGAAAATATGCTATTTACCCATACTATCAGTAGCATTTTAAATGCAAAGTGCAAAATGCAATTGCGTTTTGCAAAGAAAGGTCACACATTAAGCAATCAATATCACAGAAACCAGACAAAAATCGCCTAATTTCGCCCTTTTAAAAGTTGGCACGGATAGTGCTTTATATTAAATGACCCTTATTAAGCCGAGGGTCACCTAGCCAACTGACGTTGTTAGTGAACCAGATTGTTCACAAGTATATAAGCCAAGCGCAGCTTTTGCGGTTGGCTCTTTTTTTATCTGCGATTGCACAAAATGATCTTCGCTCTCTTTCACTCAACGCAACTTTTCATTTACCCTTTTCATCAAGACAACTGCAAACGGCACTTTGATGAAAACCGACTACCATAAACGACTGCTCCCCGTCATACGTCATCTCGAAGCGCATTTTGATGAGCCACTAAACTTAGAAGAAGTCGCTGCACTTGCGCACCTCTCCCCCTATCATTTTCACCGAATTTTCAAAGCCGTCACTGGAGAAACCCTAAATGAACATCTTCGAAGATTGCGCTTGGAGAAAGCCGCCAATCTCCTGTTTTACCGTAAACTGAGCGTCACTGAAACCGCATTGAGCTTTGGTTTTTCCAGTTCTCAGAGCTTGGCAAAAGCGTTCAAACAGCATTTTGCCTTGACTCCATCTCAAGTCAGGGAGTGTGAGAGTATCAGCGAGTTTGCTGAATTACTCAGAAACAGCAAGATAGGACACACATTGCGCAAGAATGGACACGTCGAGAAAGGCAGTTCAGCCTACACTAGAATGAAATCTCACACAGGGAGTAGAACCATGGACATGCAACACTTTCCGGCGAGCCATTTGGCGTTTGTACGTGTAACTGGCGAATATGGGAAGAATTATGAACCAGCAACACAAAAACTTTATCAGTGGGCAGGACCGAGAGGCCTAACGAATAATACCTGTATTTTTATCTATCACGACAACCCGGAAATTACGCCAGCGGAGAAATGCCGCACCGACGTTTGTTTATTGCTTGATGAAGCGGTAGAAGGCAATAGTGACGTGGAAATAAAGCCATTTCCCGGTGGCCATTATGCCTGTATGCGTAGGACGATTACGGATGTTAAGCAGTATCCTCTGGCTTGGGAAGAAACTGATGGAACAGCTGGTTGAACAAGGATTAGATTCTGATGATCGACCTTGTTTTGAGCTCTATCACTCCTACGATCCACAAACTCACCACGCCGATGTGAGCTTCTGCACAGCGATAAAGGCCTAGTAACATTCGGCAGCTGTTCGCTGCCGTTTACTTCATTTCCACTCGGCTCAGTAGTCAAAATTCATCATCTCCACAATAATCCATAGCAATTATGGAATTAACATCACACAAAAATAGACTAAATGCACAAATAATCTTTTGAGAATTTGCCTGTTGATAGAATCGGTACTAATGTTTACTCATCTCAGTGACCTGATATCGCATTTGCAGTATCGGATCTCACTAACAACGTCAATCACCTCACGCGTGCGTTTGGTATAAAAATAAAAAGAAAGCGGCTCCCATTCGGAGCCGCATTTCTTTGTATAATCTTGTCTCTGCCTTAATTCAGTTGATGCTCGTATTCAATCACCACTTGGTTACCATCAACAAACACGTTCTTAATTTTACCATCAACCGTCACGCGGCTTTGCAGGAAAATAGATTGCGAATGACTTAGATTGCGCTGAGATAATGAGGGAATCACTTTCGCTGGCTGAACATGTAACTGCTCGCAAAGCTGATGGACAAATCCAAGCGTTAATGGTGCGTTTCCTCTTAGCAGCGAAGAAAACTCATGATGATTCAAGCCAAGGCGTTTCGTCATTTCCATCTGCGTAATGTGCATTTTCGCTTTCTGTGACATCCAGAGATCGTATAACGCCATACGATCCTGTTCAGTAAACTCCATGATTGATCCTCATATATTCGCTATCGGCATGACACTCTCATACATTAATAACCAAAGTGTTAGTTGCAAGTCAAAAAAGCACCGATTTTCTGCCACAGAAACGGAACAGATTGCACAAAACACGAGGAAGGTCACATCATTATAAGCGTTGATACGACGAAAAACAGGTTAGGGGGTAGAAACAGTCATTCACTACTCACCTAAGCATGGCCTGTGATTAGCGCCGATTTTCTGTTACCTTTTGACTTTTACTTTCAAAAACAAAAAACTATGAACGATTGGCTACTTGAACTACAGCGCGCTCTTTTTAGCAATCACCAAGATTGGTTCGGCAGTGTGCTGTTAATGACCATTGGCAGTGGTGTCGCGTGGTTGATTTGGCGTTTGGTTGTATCACGTCTACGTCTACTGGCAAACAAAACTCGTCTGCATTGGGATAATATGTTGGTGGAGTCGCTACAAACCCCAATCAGTACATTGATCTGGTTGTGGCCCGCCACTCTATCGCTGGCAATCGCCGTACAAAGTCAAACTGGTAAACAGCTGGCTTGGCTTGGGATGACTCAACGGCTGCTGCTTATCGCCCTGTTTGTTTGGATCGTTATGCGTTTGATCAGTCGCATAGAAGACTATGTTCTAGCTCAAGCAAGTCATGACGAGACAACGGTTCAAGCGATTGCGAAAGTCTCGCGACTGTTTTTCTTAGCCATTACAATGCTCACTATGATGCAAGCCTTTGGTCTTAGTTTATCGGGGTTACTGACCTTTGGTGGTGTAGGTGGTTTGATAGTCGGCCTCGCTGCCAAAGATCTATTATCCAACTTCTTTGGCGGTTTGATGATCTATTTTGATCGCCCGTTTAAAGTCGGTGATTGGATCCGCTCTCCAGACCGTCAAATTGAAGGAACCGTTGAGCGCATAGGCTGGCGCATGACTAGCATACGCACTTTTGAGAAGCGGCCAATTTATGTACCGAATTCTGTGTTCAGTAACATCGTGGTTGAAAATCCTTCGCGTATGCTCAATCGTCGCATCAACGAAACCATCGGCGTTCGCTATGATGACAAGCAGAAATTGCCTTTAATTATTGAGCAAGTGCGCAAGATGCTGGAACAGCATCCCGATATTGATACCACACAAACGCTCATTGTTAACTTCAATACTTTTGGTCCATCGTCGCTGAATTTCTTCATCTACACCTTCACAAAAACCGTCAACTGGGTCGAATACCACAGTGTGAAACAAGATGTGCTACTAAAAGTGATGGAGATCATTCAGCAAAATGGCGCCGACATCGCGTTCCCGACCCAAACCATCAAGCTCGACCCATTCCAAGCGGGTATCTCGTCTCCTGAGAAGGCTTAAATAAGCAGAGCCCGGTTTGGGCTCTGCTTTCTATTAATCTTTGCTTAGCACAGTACGTGCATTTAGTGGCTGTAGCGGACGATTATTACGCCCCATGACAGACATCAACTGTTCTGTTTGGCTATTCGAAAGCTCTGAAGCTTGTTTGAGAACAAACCAGCGAACCCCCTCGCTACACGGTGGTGTGGTTAAAGAGCCATTAAAGCGAAAGTAGTCTTGCTGCTTAGGCAGTAGCGCAGCGACATCAAAAGCATGAGGCAAGGTAACTTGTTCGCCCACAGTAGGCATTTTTGCCGTCAGCTCGCTGAGTAACGGATTCTGCTTCCCTGTATCAAACATCACCGCGACAACAGCCAGGTTTCCTTCGCTGTCAGCATGTACAAAATGCGCTTCCAAAGGATACTGTTTTCCCCTTATTGCATTCTCGGACGGTGTGTGAAAATGAAACTGTTTAAGCTCAAAGCTTTTACCGTCAACATGAAAGACGTTTTCCCCGCTTACTCCTGCCTGCAGGGTGTGACCATTATTGGTCAAAGAAACGACCTGCCCTGTATAGTTCAACTCAAGTGTTTTTATCTCTGCTTCGACAGGTTGCGCTATGTTGATAGGGCTTTGGTTTTTACCTATTGCACACTCTTTTGCAACTTTGCCCCAATGCTCCGGACCATGATGGCCTTCATATCCCCACTCAGAGGCCAGCGTCGTGTTAGACAACGCCAGTGTTATAAAAAGAGCACTGATCTGTGTTTTCATGCTATTTCCTTGCGAATAAAAATCTGATAATTGGCAAGGCAATATTAGCCAAAAAATAGACCTGTAGAGTCTGTTGCAATCTTTGTTTACTCAAGCTGAGAGCCGATTCTCACCGGAGGTTCATTTATTCTCTGGTTCAAATCCCGCAGCCTCTCTTGCAAATACTTCGTGAGACATCGCCTTATAGTTAAGCGCGTCGGTGACCTTGCCTTTTTTCTTCAGTAACTTTTCTAGCTCTTTATTGTCGACCTTTTGCCACTGTCCAAGTTGCTCAGCACTCATGCCAGAGCTGCCTACATCACGGCTTTGAATCGCGACGATATTCCGACTGGTCACTTTTAGAGCGTCACGAAAACCTTGCTGGGTAGACAAATCAAACTGGCTGCCCTCCATCAACGAGCGTAGCTCTCTCGCCCAATAAAATTCGAGAAATGGAATCGCTTGCGTGGGCTTATCCCAGGCAACGCCTTTGACAAAATAGACAAGCGAGCGATATTGATCGTCACTAAAATTTGAGATACCCAATTTGGTCGGAAGCTGGTTGTAATCAATCGGCCGATCTTGCTCGTCAAAAAGCCAAGCATCACCATGTGCGACCATTTTTCCCCAGAATGTTGGCCAATCTGTCCACTGACGATAATCTTTGTCTATCAAAACGTTGACGCGTAGCTTCTCTCCACCATTAGGCATCTGATAAAAGACATTAAACGTATGATGCCCGTCAGTGAGGAAATACTGCCCATCAGGCCCAATTACCACTGTCTTCATTTTGTCTTTATGCGCGCCTATCTCATCTTTGCATTGGTAAGACTGGTTGTCGTTTGGCAGAGAAACGTCGGTATAATGTTTGACCCCTTTTTGCCCGTTCGATTCGCATAGCTCATCGAACATCGCTTTCGGATCACGATGGTAACGTCCTAACTTGTAGAAAATCTGATCGTAGCCGATAGATGACTGAGTCGGTTTCAATTGCCCTAGTTTCTAGTTCAATGACATCGCCCACTTGGGGTTCCATCGCATAAACGGGTACTAGGCTACCCAAACTGACACTGACTACAACCAATAGCCCTGTCATTTTCTTCATAATTCACTCCATATTAGCTATTTTCCCAACCAAATCTCCTAGCCGGAAACTCAGCGTAACCGACATAACTATGTAGCAAAAAAGAGAATAGCTTATTAAAGGCAACAACATGCATAAACTTGATGCTAGGGCGTGTTGATCTTTCGTGATGGATTTTTAAGCAGCATGGTTAGGCGTTATAATTTGTTTCGCAAAAAATAAACTGTAACTTCATGCCATGCCGAGACTAATGCTAACTGATAAGCAGTGACGAAGCTACTTCAAGTAATGAAAAACACTAGCCGCATTTATAGCATAGAATGACCTTTGAAGGGATTCTTTACCGCAGGCGAACAGGAGTTCCATGGCGTGATCTTCCAAAAGAGTTTGGGGACTGGTGAACGGTTACTGCCATTTAATTGGCATTTAGACAGGATTATCATCCAAAGCCTATAGCGCGTGATACCATAAGATAAAGGCTGAATTGCTCAATAACCAATGCGTATCAGTTAAGAGCAGTTGATCATTCTTTTAGTCAACAACGCCCGTCTAATTGACCACTGCTCTAACAGGCATACCGAGTCCTGTTGCTAAAAGTTGCAGGCTCACTACTATCCAGAATTACGGATAATTTTCAGATTTTTAAACCTGCATCTTAAAGTTGAACCAGTATAATGATTTTGAAGTTTCAATATTTATTTAACCCAATAACTTGTCCGCCATATAGTGATGTTATTAAAATATTATATTCATCTTTTCTCTCTACAACTTCAATCCAATTATGTTCTTTTAATGCTCTTTTTGAACTATAAATTTCCTTCACAACGGGACTATCTATCGACGGAGATGATTTATTTAAAATTCGCATCATCATATCATCATGAGAAAGAAAATATAGATCATTATTTATTTTTATTAAATCTCCAGTTAATTTCATTTCATATGTTGATTTTTTTCCTTCTTCAACAATTGTGAATATTTGAAATTTATTTTTACTTAAGATTATTTGGACTGAGTTTTCAGCTTTAAAATTATCTTTTAAGTTTGTCAAAGTATAATTATAACTCATAGCTATATCTTCCTTTGAAAAGGCGGACATAACCATAATATACGTAAGGAGTGTAACATCCATTACCCATATAATATACTTTTTAACAAAATTCATTTCTTATATCCTCTACTATAGAGAAACTCTCAAAACCATCATTGGCAATGATGATTTTGTTGTATATCATCGCGCCTGGCTTTATCACGCTGTATGATATTTTTTCACCAATAAAAACATAAATAAATGATATATCACAAAAATCATTTACAATTCCTTCAACTTCTTCATAGCTGAACTTTAACTCTTCATTTTGACTATTATTTGAATAAACCGCTAACTTATCTGACTCATATAAAATTATATTTTTGCTTTTTGCCGAATCGCGCAAGGTAATACTAACCGCAACAAATAAAAGAAAGAAAAAAACAAATATACTCACTAAATTAAAGATTAATGCATTAACAGTCTTTTTTTCTGATTTAAATTGATTTTTAATATTTTCTTTTTTTGTCTCTAGTCTTTTTGTTTCGACATCGAAATTTGATTTTTTACACTTTCAGGGTCTAAAATATAACCGACTTTAGAAACTGTTTTTAATATTTTTTGTTCTTTACCGTTGTCACCTAATATATTTCTAATAATCCTTATTGACTGAACCAATGATCCTTCTGTAACGATTTTTCCATTCCATGCGTAACTCAGAAGATCTTCTTTTGGTACAATGTTACCAGCGTTTTTACACAATAAAATTAATGTTGCTAAATCATGCTTACCAATACGTATTCTTTCATTTGTTACACTATTGACAATATATGGCATTCGTGAACTTATGATTAAATGTTTGACTTTAAAAGATTCTTCCACTTTATATTCTCAACATTTGACATTTAATTTATTGATGTTTAATTTTTTAATGAGAAGTTCATTAATTACCTCCAAACTATTCATGAAATGAATTAATCATGCTTTGGATAGAAATAAAAAATTACACCTCGCATGCTCATTCATTACGTTCTAAAGTCGCTTCTATTGGATTTAAGTTTGGATTGTATGGTGATAGTAATGAGGCTCTATATTGAGTTTCCAAAAAACGAATGATACTCTCGCCATCTATAACTTCGTAAGTATTTTTGATAGTTGCGCTAACATCCTTCAGTGACTGGGCACTGATTAGATTCACTCGAGACAACTATCTGTCGCGTCAATCAACTTTTGCAATACATGGCATGAAATACTTTTTAATGTGCCCATTTAATCATGATATCGAACAAATTGTACACTAAATTCAATCTAGACGTAAATACGATTTGACGCGTATGGAAATGGATTTTCTCAGTCAGATACTCGATAAACAGCATCGTCTGAGTCACAGAAAGTCGGCTCTAGCTGCCTTTGCTGCGTAATTCGTTCAGAAAACCAAACTGTCTGCAATGGAGTGAT includes these proteins:
- a CDS encoding mechanosensitive ion channel family protein, producing MNDWLLELQRALFSNHQDWFGSVLLMTIGSGVAWLIWRLVVSRLRLLANKTRLHWDNMLVESLQTPISTLIWLWPATLSLAIAVQSQTGKQLAWLGMTQRLLLIALFVWIVMRLISRIEDYVLAQASHDETTVQAIAKVSRLFFLAITMLTMMQAFGLSLSGLLTFGGVGGLIVGLAAKDLLSNFFGGLMIYFDRPFKVGDWIRSPDRQIEGTVERIGWRMTSIRTFEKRPIYVPNSVFSNIVVENPSRMLNRRINETIGVRYDDKQKLPLIIEQVRKMLEQHPDIDTTQTLIVNFNTFGPSSLNFFIYTFTKTVNWVEYHSVKQDVLLKVMEIIQQNGADIAFPTQTIKLDPFQAGISSPEKA
- a CDS encoding carbonic anhydrase — encoded protein: MKTQISALFITLALSNTTLASEWGYEGHHGPEHWGKVAKECAIGKNQSPINIAQPVEAEIKTLELNYTGQVVSLTNNGHTLQAGVSGENVFHVDGKSFELKQFHFHTPSENAIRGKQYPLEAHFVHADSEGNLAVVAVMFDTGKQNPLLSELTAKMPTVGEQVTLPHAFDVAALLPKQQDYFRFNGSLTTPPCSEGVRWFVLKQASELSNSQTEQLMSVMGRNNRPLQPLNARTVLSKD
- a CDS encoding ParB/Srx family N-terminal domain-containing protein, which codes for MKPTQSSIGYDQIFYKLGRYHRDPKAMFDELCESNGQKGVKHYTDVSLPNDNQSYQCKDEIGAHKDKMKTVVIGPDGQYFLTDGHHTFNVFYQMPNGGEKLRVNVLIDKDYRQWTDWPTFWGKMVAHGDAWLFDEQDRPIDYNQLPTKLGISNFSDDQYRSLVYFVKGVAWDKPTQAIPFLEFYWARELRSLMEGSQFDLSTQQGFRDALKVTSRNIVAIQSRDVGSSGMSAEQLGQWQKVDNKELEKLLKKKGKVTDALNYKAMSHEVFAREAAGFEPENK
- a CDS encoding winged helix-turn-helix domain-containing protein gives rise to the protein MEESFKVKHLIISSRMPYIVNSVTNERIRIGKHDLATLILLCKNAGNIVPKEDLLSYAWNGKIVTEGSLVQSIRIIRNILGDNGKEQKILKTVSKVGYILDPESVKNQISMSKQKD